Proteins found in one Falco cherrug isolate bFalChe1 chromosome 18, bFalChe1.pri, whole genome shotgun sequence genomic segment:
- the LOC102050433 gene encoding cytosolic purine 5'-nucleotidase-like isoform X5, with amino-acid sequence MSFRSMFQDVREAMDHVHLSGCLKEKTLENLEKYVVKDPRVPLLLSRMKEVGKVFLATNSDYNYTDAIMSYLFDFSDGDKAETPQRPWRSYFDLIVVDTRKPLFFAEGTVLRQVNTDTGKLRIGTYTGPLQHCAVYSGGSSDVVCDLLGVKGKDILYMGDHIFGDILKSKKRQGWRTFLVVPELARELQVWTEKSELFEELRSLDLFLAELYQHLDSGSSERPDISSIKRRIQKVTHEMDMCYGKMGSLFRCGSRQTLFANQLMRYADLYAASFINFLYYPFSYLFRAPPVLMAHESTVEHSRLDTGEGGTALAPWLAQHGHSGQQSQVAGVPQDSSGEEEDDGEA; translated from the exons ATGTCCTTCCGCAGCATGTTCCAGGATGTGCGTGAGGCCATGGACCATGTCCACCTCTCG ggctgcctgaAGGAGAAGACACTGGAGAACCTGGAGAAATACGTGGTGAAGGAC ccccgcgTGCCGCTGCTGCTGAGCCGCATGAAGGAGGTGGGAAAGGTCTTTCTGGCCACCAACAGCGACTACAACTACACCGAC GCCATCATGTCCTACCTGTTCGACTTCAGTGATGGCGACAAG GCTGAGACCCCGCAGCGCCCCTGGCGATCCTATTTTGACCTCATTGTGGTGGACACTCGCAAGCCGCTCTTCTTTGCGGAGGGCACCGTCCTGCGCCAAGTCAACACG GACACGGGGAAGCTGCGCATCGGGACGTACACCGGCCCGCTCCAGCACTGTGCTGTCTATTCTGGTG GCTCCTCAGACGTGGTGTGTGACCTGCTGGGTGTGAAGGGCAAAGACATCCTCTACATGGGGGACCACATCTTTGGGGACATCCTCAAGTCCAAGAAGCGTCAGGGCTGGCGCACCTTCCTGGTGGTGCCCGAGCTGGCCCGCGAGCTGCAGGTCTGGACCGAGAAGAGCG AGCTGTTTGAGGAGCTGCGGAGCCTGGACCTCTTCCTGGCAGAGCTGTACCA GCACTTGGATAGTGGCAGTAGTGAGCGCCCAGACATCAGCTCCATCAAGCGTCGGATCCAG AAAGTCACACACGAGATGGACATGTGCTACGGGAAgatgggcagcctgttccgCTGCGGCTCGCGCCAGACACTCTTTGCCAACCAGCTGATGCGCTATGCGGACCTGTATGCCGCCTCCTTCATCAATTTCCTCTACTACCCCTTCAGCTACCTCTTCCGGGCACCCCCCGTGCTG ATGGCACACGAGTCAACAGTGGAGCACAGCCGCTTGGATACTGGAGAAGGTGGCACAGCCCTTGCACCCTGGCTGGCCCAGCATGGCCATTCTGGCCAGCAG TCTCAGGTTGCTGGGGTCCCACAGGACTCCAGcggagaggaggaagatgatggAGAAGCCTGA
- the LOC102050433 gene encoding cytosolic purine 5'-nucleotidase-like isoform X3, with the protein MGSEGEQGPAAALGPGPAPGDTRALRRDCQHRIFVNRSLALEKIKCFGFDMDYTLAMYKSPDYEELAFTLLLEHLVSIGYPHEILAYKYDPTFPTRGLVFDALYGNLLKVDSHGNLLVCAHGFRFLKGAEILHYYPNKFIQRDDMKRFHILNTLFNLTEAHLYACLVDFFTNCSRYVNCDTGYKHGNLFMSFRSMFQDVREAMDHVHLSGCLKEKTLENLEKYVVKDPRVPLLLSRMKEVGKVFLATNSDYNYTDAIMSYLFDFSDGDKAETPQRPWRSYFDLIVVDTRKPLFFAEGTVLRQVNTDTGKLRIGTYTGPLQHCAVYSGGSSDVVCDLLGVKGKDILYMGDHIFGDILKSKKRQGWRTFLVVPELARELQVWTEKSELFEELRSLDLFLAELYQHLDSGSSERPDISSIKRRIQKVTHEMDMCYGKMGSLFRCGSRQTLFANQLMRYADLYAASFINFLYYPFSYLFRAPPVLMAHESTVEHSRLDTGEGGTALAPWLAQHGHSGQQDSSGEEEDDGEA; encoded by the exons ATGGGCAGCGAGGGGGAGCAGGGTCCGGCGGCGGCCCTCggcccggggccggccccgGGCGACACGCGTGCGCTGCGGAGGGACTGCCAGCACCG GATTTTCGTCAACCGGAGCCTGGCGCTGGAGAAGATCAAGTGCTTCGGCTTTGACATGGACTACACCTTGGCAA TGTACAAGTCCCCTGACTACGAGGAGCTTGCCttcaccctgctgctggagcacctcGTCTCCATTGGGTACCCCCATGAGATCCTCGCCTACAAGTACGACCCCACCTTCCCCACCCG GGGGCTGGTATTCGATGCCCTGTACGGGAACCTGCTGAAGGTGGACTCCCACGGGAACCTGCTGGTCTGTGCCCATGGCTTCCGCTTCCTCAAGGG ggctgaaATCCTGCACTATTACCCCAACAAGTTCATCCAGCGGGATGACATGAAGCGCTTCCACATCCTCAACACGCTCTTCAACCTCACAG AGGCCCACCTCTATGCCTGTCTTGTGGACTTCTTCACCAACTGCTCCAGATATGTGAA CTGCGACACTGGCTACAAGCATGGGAACCTCTTCATGTCCTTCCGCAGCATGTTCCAGGATGTGCGTGAGGCCATGGACCATGTCCACCTCTCG ggctgcctgaAGGAGAAGACACTGGAGAACCTGGAGAAATACGTGGTGAAGGAC ccccgcgTGCCGCTGCTGCTGAGCCGCATGAAGGAGGTGGGAAAGGTCTTTCTGGCCACCAACAGCGACTACAACTACACCGAC GCCATCATGTCCTACCTGTTCGACTTCAGTGATGGCGACAAG GCTGAGACCCCGCAGCGCCCCTGGCGATCCTATTTTGACCTCATTGTGGTGGACACTCGCAAGCCGCTCTTCTTTGCGGAGGGCACCGTCCTGCGCCAAGTCAACACG GACACGGGGAAGCTGCGCATCGGGACGTACACCGGCCCGCTCCAGCACTGTGCTGTCTATTCTGGTG GCTCCTCAGACGTGGTGTGTGACCTGCTGGGTGTGAAGGGCAAAGACATCCTCTACATGGGGGACCACATCTTTGGGGACATCCTCAAGTCCAAGAAGCGTCAGGGCTGGCGCACCTTCCTGGTGGTGCCCGAGCTGGCCCGCGAGCTGCAGGTCTGGACCGAGAAGAGCG AGCTGTTTGAGGAGCTGCGGAGCCTGGACCTCTTCCTGGCAGAGCTGTACCA GCACTTGGATAGTGGCAGTAGTGAGCGCCCAGACATCAGCTCCATCAAGCGTCGGATCCAG AAAGTCACACACGAGATGGACATGTGCTACGGGAAgatgggcagcctgttccgCTGCGGCTCGCGCCAGACACTCTTTGCCAACCAGCTGATGCGCTATGCGGACCTGTATGCCGCCTCCTTCATCAATTTCCTCTACTACCCCTTCAGCTACCTCTTCCGGGCACCCCCCGTGCTG ATGGCACACGAGTCAACAGTGGAGCACAGCCGCTTGGATACTGGAGAAGGTGGCACAGCCCTTGCACCCTGGCTGGCCCAGCATGGCCATTCTGGCCAGCAG GACTCCAGcggagaggaggaagatgatggAGAAGCCTGA
- the LOC102050433 gene encoding cytosolic purine 5'-nucleotidase-like isoform X2 produces the protein MLPAVPGARPRPAAGTHVSRSAPGCCKSCRIFVNRSLALEKIKCFGFDMDYTLAMYKSPDYEELAFTLLLEHLVSIGYPHEILAYKYDPTFPTRGLVFDALYGNLLKVDSHGNLLVCAHGFRFLKGAEILHYYPNKFIQRDDMKRFHILNTLFNLTEAHLYACLVDFFTNCSRYVNCDTGYKHGNLFMSFRSMFQDVREAMDHVHLSGCLKEKTLENLEKYVVKDPRVPLLLSRMKEVGKVFLATNSDYNYTDAIMSYLFDFSDGDKAETPQRPWRSYFDLIVVDTRKPLFFAEGTVLRQVNTDTGKLRIGTYTGPLQHCAVYSGGSSDVVCDLLGVKGKDILYMGDHIFGDILKSKKRQGWRTFLVVPELARELQVWTEKSELFEELRSLDLFLAELYQHLDSGSSERPDISSIKRRIQKVTHEMDMCYGKMGSLFRCGSRQTLFANQLMRYADLYAASFINFLYYPFSYLFRAPPVLMAHESTVEHSRLDTGEGGTALAPWLAQHGHSGQQSQVAGVPQDSSGEEEDDGEA, from the exons ATGCTCCCTGCTGTCCCGGGGGCTCGGCCAAGGCCGGCCGCGGGGACCCACGTCAGCAGGTCGGCACCGGGGTGTTGCAAGAGCTGCAG GATTTTCGTCAACCGGAGCCTGGCGCTGGAGAAGATCAAGTGCTTCGGCTTTGACATGGACTACACCTTGGCAA TGTACAAGTCCCCTGACTACGAGGAGCTTGCCttcaccctgctgctggagcacctcGTCTCCATTGGGTACCCCCATGAGATCCTCGCCTACAAGTACGACCCCACCTTCCCCACCCG GGGGCTGGTATTCGATGCCCTGTACGGGAACCTGCTGAAGGTGGACTCCCACGGGAACCTGCTGGTCTGTGCCCATGGCTTCCGCTTCCTCAAGGG ggctgaaATCCTGCACTATTACCCCAACAAGTTCATCCAGCGGGATGACATGAAGCGCTTCCACATCCTCAACACGCTCTTCAACCTCACAG AGGCCCACCTCTATGCCTGTCTTGTGGACTTCTTCACCAACTGCTCCAGATATGTGAA CTGCGACACTGGCTACAAGCATGGGAACCTCTTCATGTCCTTCCGCAGCATGTTCCAGGATGTGCGTGAGGCCATGGACCATGTCCACCTCTCG ggctgcctgaAGGAGAAGACACTGGAGAACCTGGAGAAATACGTGGTGAAGGAC ccccgcgTGCCGCTGCTGCTGAGCCGCATGAAGGAGGTGGGAAAGGTCTTTCTGGCCACCAACAGCGACTACAACTACACCGAC GCCATCATGTCCTACCTGTTCGACTTCAGTGATGGCGACAAG GCTGAGACCCCGCAGCGCCCCTGGCGATCCTATTTTGACCTCATTGTGGTGGACACTCGCAAGCCGCTCTTCTTTGCGGAGGGCACCGTCCTGCGCCAAGTCAACACG GACACGGGGAAGCTGCGCATCGGGACGTACACCGGCCCGCTCCAGCACTGTGCTGTCTATTCTGGTG GCTCCTCAGACGTGGTGTGTGACCTGCTGGGTGTGAAGGGCAAAGACATCCTCTACATGGGGGACCACATCTTTGGGGACATCCTCAAGTCCAAGAAGCGTCAGGGCTGGCGCACCTTCCTGGTGGTGCCCGAGCTGGCCCGCGAGCTGCAGGTCTGGACCGAGAAGAGCG AGCTGTTTGAGGAGCTGCGGAGCCTGGACCTCTTCCTGGCAGAGCTGTACCA GCACTTGGATAGTGGCAGTAGTGAGCGCCCAGACATCAGCTCCATCAAGCGTCGGATCCAG AAAGTCACACACGAGATGGACATGTGCTACGGGAAgatgggcagcctgttccgCTGCGGCTCGCGCCAGACACTCTTTGCCAACCAGCTGATGCGCTATGCGGACCTGTATGCCGCCTCCTTCATCAATTTCCTCTACTACCCCTTCAGCTACCTCTTCCGGGCACCCCCCGTGCTG ATGGCACACGAGTCAACAGTGGAGCACAGCCGCTTGGATACTGGAGAAGGTGGCACAGCCCTTGCACCCTGGCTGGCCCAGCATGGCCATTCTGGCCAGCAG TCTCAGGTTGCTGGGGTCCCACAGGACTCCAGcggagaggaggaagatgatggAGAAGCCTGA
- the LOC102050433 gene encoding cytosolic purine 5'-nucleotidase-like isoform X4: MLPAVPGARPRPAAGTHVSRIFVNRSLALEKIKCFGFDMDYTLAMYKSPDYEELAFTLLLEHLVSIGYPHEILAYKYDPTFPTRGLVFDALYGNLLKVDSHGNLLVCAHGFRFLKGAEILHYYPNKFIQRDDMKRFHILNTLFNLTEAHLYACLVDFFTNCSRYVNCDTGYKHGNLFMSFRSMFQDVREAMDHVHLSGCLKEKTLENLEKYVVKDPRVPLLLSRMKEVGKVFLATNSDYNYTDAIMSYLFDFSDGDKAETPQRPWRSYFDLIVVDTRKPLFFAEGTVLRQVNTDTGKLRIGTYTGPLQHCAVYSGGSSDVVCDLLGVKGKDILYMGDHIFGDILKSKKRQGWRTFLVVPELARELQVWTEKSELFEELRSLDLFLAELYQHLDSGSSERPDISSIKRRIQKVTHEMDMCYGKMGSLFRCGSRQTLFANQLMRYADLYAASFINFLYYPFSYLFRAPPVLMAHESTVEHSRLDTGEGGTALAPWLAQHGHSGQQSQVAGVPQDSSGEEEDDGEA, translated from the exons ATGCTCCCTGCTGTCCCGGGGGCTCGGCCAAGGCCGGCCGCGGGGACCCACGTCAGCAG GATTTTCGTCAACCGGAGCCTGGCGCTGGAGAAGATCAAGTGCTTCGGCTTTGACATGGACTACACCTTGGCAA TGTACAAGTCCCCTGACTACGAGGAGCTTGCCttcaccctgctgctggagcacctcGTCTCCATTGGGTACCCCCATGAGATCCTCGCCTACAAGTACGACCCCACCTTCCCCACCCG GGGGCTGGTATTCGATGCCCTGTACGGGAACCTGCTGAAGGTGGACTCCCACGGGAACCTGCTGGTCTGTGCCCATGGCTTCCGCTTCCTCAAGGG ggctgaaATCCTGCACTATTACCCCAACAAGTTCATCCAGCGGGATGACATGAAGCGCTTCCACATCCTCAACACGCTCTTCAACCTCACAG AGGCCCACCTCTATGCCTGTCTTGTGGACTTCTTCACCAACTGCTCCAGATATGTGAA CTGCGACACTGGCTACAAGCATGGGAACCTCTTCATGTCCTTCCGCAGCATGTTCCAGGATGTGCGTGAGGCCATGGACCATGTCCACCTCTCG ggctgcctgaAGGAGAAGACACTGGAGAACCTGGAGAAATACGTGGTGAAGGAC ccccgcgTGCCGCTGCTGCTGAGCCGCATGAAGGAGGTGGGAAAGGTCTTTCTGGCCACCAACAGCGACTACAACTACACCGAC GCCATCATGTCCTACCTGTTCGACTTCAGTGATGGCGACAAG GCTGAGACCCCGCAGCGCCCCTGGCGATCCTATTTTGACCTCATTGTGGTGGACACTCGCAAGCCGCTCTTCTTTGCGGAGGGCACCGTCCTGCGCCAAGTCAACACG GACACGGGGAAGCTGCGCATCGGGACGTACACCGGCCCGCTCCAGCACTGTGCTGTCTATTCTGGTG GCTCCTCAGACGTGGTGTGTGACCTGCTGGGTGTGAAGGGCAAAGACATCCTCTACATGGGGGACCACATCTTTGGGGACATCCTCAAGTCCAAGAAGCGTCAGGGCTGGCGCACCTTCCTGGTGGTGCCCGAGCTGGCCCGCGAGCTGCAGGTCTGGACCGAGAAGAGCG AGCTGTTTGAGGAGCTGCGGAGCCTGGACCTCTTCCTGGCAGAGCTGTACCA GCACTTGGATAGTGGCAGTAGTGAGCGCCCAGACATCAGCTCCATCAAGCGTCGGATCCAG AAAGTCACACACGAGATGGACATGTGCTACGGGAAgatgggcagcctgttccgCTGCGGCTCGCGCCAGACACTCTTTGCCAACCAGCTGATGCGCTATGCGGACCTGTATGCCGCCTCCTTCATCAATTTCCTCTACTACCCCTTCAGCTACCTCTTCCGGGCACCCCCCGTGCTG ATGGCACACGAGTCAACAGTGGAGCACAGCCGCTTGGATACTGGAGAAGGTGGCACAGCCCTTGCACCCTGGCTGGCCCAGCATGGCCATTCTGGCCAGCAG TCTCAGGTTGCTGGGGTCCCACAGGACTCCAGcggagaggaggaagatgatggAGAAGCCTGA
- the LOC102050433 gene encoding cytosolic purine 5'-nucleotidase-like isoform X1 → MGSEGEQGPAAALGPGPAPGDTRALRRDCQHRIFVNRSLALEKIKCFGFDMDYTLAMYKSPDYEELAFTLLLEHLVSIGYPHEILAYKYDPTFPTRGLVFDALYGNLLKVDSHGNLLVCAHGFRFLKGAEILHYYPNKFIQRDDMKRFHILNTLFNLTEAHLYACLVDFFTNCSRYVNCDTGYKHGNLFMSFRSMFQDVREAMDHVHLSGCLKEKTLENLEKYVVKDPRVPLLLSRMKEVGKVFLATNSDYNYTDAIMSYLFDFSDGDKAETPQRPWRSYFDLIVVDTRKPLFFAEGTVLRQVNTDTGKLRIGTYTGPLQHCAVYSGGSSDVVCDLLGVKGKDILYMGDHIFGDILKSKKRQGWRTFLVVPELARELQVWTEKSELFEELRSLDLFLAELYQHLDSGSSERPDISSIKRRIQKVTHEMDMCYGKMGSLFRCGSRQTLFANQLMRYADLYAASFINFLYYPFSYLFRAPPVLMAHESTVEHSRLDTGEGGTALAPWLAQHGHSGQQSQVAGVPQDSSGEEEDDGEA, encoded by the exons ATGGGCAGCGAGGGGGAGCAGGGTCCGGCGGCGGCCCTCggcccggggccggccccgGGCGACACGCGTGCGCTGCGGAGGGACTGCCAGCACCG GATTTTCGTCAACCGGAGCCTGGCGCTGGAGAAGATCAAGTGCTTCGGCTTTGACATGGACTACACCTTGGCAA TGTACAAGTCCCCTGACTACGAGGAGCTTGCCttcaccctgctgctggagcacctcGTCTCCATTGGGTACCCCCATGAGATCCTCGCCTACAAGTACGACCCCACCTTCCCCACCCG GGGGCTGGTATTCGATGCCCTGTACGGGAACCTGCTGAAGGTGGACTCCCACGGGAACCTGCTGGTCTGTGCCCATGGCTTCCGCTTCCTCAAGGG ggctgaaATCCTGCACTATTACCCCAACAAGTTCATCCAGCGGGATGACATGAAGCGCTTCCACATCCTCAACACGCTCTTCAACCTCACAG AGGCCCACCTCTATGCCTGTCTTGTGGACTTCTTCACCAACTGCTCCAGATATGTGAA CTGCGACACTGGCTACAAGCATGGGAACCTCTTCATGTCCTTCCGCAGCATGTTCCAGGATGTGCGTGAGGCCATGGACCATGTCCACCTCTCG ggctgcctgaAGGAGAAGACACTGGAGAACCTGGAGAAATACGTGGTGAAGGAC ccccgcgTGCCGCTGCTGCTGAGCCGCATGAAGGAGGTGGGAAAGGTCTTTCTGGCCACCAACAGCGACTACAACTACACCGAC GCCATCATGTCCTACCTGTTCGACTTCAGTGATGGCGACAAG GCTGAGACCCCGCAGCGCCCCTGGCGATCCTATTTTGACCTCATTGTGGTGGACACTCGCAAGCCGCTCTTCTTTGCGGAGGGCACCGTCCTGCGCCAAGTCAACACG GACACGGGGAAGCTGCGCATCGGGACGTACACCGGCCCGCTCCAGCACTGTGCTGTCTATTCTGGTG GCTCCTCAGACGTGGTGTGTGACCTGCTGGGTGTGAAGGGCAAAGACATCCTCTACATGGGGGACCACATCTTTGGGGACATCCTCAAGTCCAAGAAGCGTCAGGGCTGGCGCACCTTCCTGGTGGTGCCCGAGCTGGCCCGCGAGCTGCAGGTCTGGACCGAGAAGAGCG AGCTGTTTGAGGAGCTGCGGAGCCTGGACCTCTTCCTGGCAGAGCTGTACCA GCACTTGGATAGTGGCAGTAGTGAGCGCCCAGACATCAGCTCCATCAAGCGTCGGATCCAG AAAGTCACACACGAGATGGACATGTGCTACGGGAAgatgggcagcctgttccgCTGCGGCTCGCGCCAGACACTCTTTGCCAACCAGCTGATGCGCTATGCGGACCTGTATGCCGCCTCCTTCATCAATTTCCTCTACTACCCCTTCAGCTACCTCTTCCGGGCACCCCCCGTGCTG ATGGCACACGAGTCAACAGTGGAGCACAGCCGCTTGGATACTGGAGAAGGTGGCACAGCCCTTGCACCCTGGCTGGCCCAGCATGGCCATTCTGGCCAGCAG TCTCAGGTTGCTGGGGTCCCACAGGACTCCAGcggagaggaggaagatgatggAGAAGCCTGA